In Candidatus Zixiibacteriota bacterium, the following proteins share a genomic window:
- the atpF gene encoding F0F1 ATP synthase subunit B — MDLFAELLDWKLIATHIFGFVIMVWILKKFAWKPILGILAERREKIISEFDNIESGKAEIAQTKEGYEAKLKDIDNLARQKLTEAVNEGQKIAAEIKEKGRDEAKGIIDNAKAQLDRDVEKARAGLKEDMVNMTISAAEKIISAKVDEPENRRLIGNFIDSVEKA, encoded by the coding sequence ATCTTCGGGTTTGTTATTATGGTTTGGATTCTCAAAAAGTTTGCCTGGAAGCCAATTCTGGGTATTCTGGCCGAACGGCGGGAAAAAATAATATCCGAGTTCGACAATATCGAATCAGGAAAGGCCGAAATAGCCCAAACCAAAGAAGGGTATGAGGCCAAGCTCAAAGATATCGATAATCTCGCCCGTCAGAAATTGACCGAAGCGGTCAATGAAGGTCAAAAAATCGCGGCGGAGATTAAAGAGAAGGGTCGCGACGAGGCCAAGGGCATCATCGACAACGCCAAGGCGCAACTTGACCGCGATGTCGAAAAAGCCCGTGCCGGTCTTAAAGAAGACATGGTCAATATGACTATTTCGGCGGCCGAAAAAATCATTTCGGCAAAGGTGGACGAACCGGAAAACCGTCGGCTGATCGGAAACTTTATCGATAGCGTGGAGAAAGCTTAA